TGCTTGTTCCTGTGTTGTAGAAAATTTCTGgctattttccttttttgttccATTAGCGATGTTTGAGATATGGTTCCTTGTGCAATCTGTTTGTTATTTTGGAATCAAATTCAATGAACCTCTTTGTTTTTGCAGTGCAGATCAGTTAGTATCCATGAGATTTCTTGTTTGCTATTGTCTGGGAACTATATCGCCATTGCATTAGTCGATCAGGACAAGCTAAGGTcggttctctttttttttttttcctcgcGTGTTCCCTGTCCTCAAACTTGCATATCTTGTGCCTTTTATCTAGAATATCTTTGTTCCTTGACAAAGTTTATTTGTGTCTTTCTTATGATAATAAGTTGCATAGTAGTAGTGTTCATGCTCGTTACTTTTGCAGCAAGTCTTGGTTGGAGGAAGTGTTTGCCGCTGGTCTTCACAACAGCAACTCCAGCTACACTGGTGAGAGATGCCCCCTTTCTTATACTCTGTTTCGTCTCTTCGAAATAGGAAGCCCAGTTTCGTTATCCTCTTGATATTCTTATGTCGATAATCCTTGTAATCATTTGGAACTTCTGTAATTATGGAACCATGACCTATTGACTGTCTTCTTCTGTGTGGAGGATTGGGGGCACTCATTGGATTTTCCCATTTCTAGGTTTCTGAATATCTTACATCTTCCTTCATGTTTTTAAATAGGTCACTACATTGTGATATGTGGCTACGATGCTGTTAAGAATGAGTTCGAGATCAGAGATCCCGCCAGTTCCAAGTAATTTCTGATTCTCTCTCATTGCTTTGATTCTTAAAAAACTTATGTGCCCCCTTCGACCCTGAGATGTTGCATCTGGCTATCTTAGTAGGTTAAAATTAGACATCCCCTATCAAAATTTATTGTAGGAAAGTTGAGTCCTAACCAAAATGGGAAAAAATGTTGTCAAAACATGGTTTATAgtattatttttggtttatggTGAGATGTTCCCTTTAGACATTGCATATAGAAAGAGAGCTGATGCATTAAAGCATCTGGGAGCCTACTACTATTTACTCATAACTAAGTAAAGAATTCACAGAGAAATTTTTACTTGCAGGGTGCATGAGAGGATATCGTCAAGATGCCTAGAGAATGCCCGGAAATCGTTTGGTACAGACGAAGATCTTCTCCTGGTAAATACATCTATAAGAGAAACATGAAATTTTGTTGGGTTTTTTGGATTTGTGCAATTGCCGTGTGTTCATCATGTAATTTTGTTTCGATGGATTTGTGCAACAGATAAACTTGGAGAACATTAAGAAGCAGAAAGAATAATTTCTCATCGTCATGATCATCATCAAATCAGTCTGGATTATAATGAAAAACCACCCGAGTGTTCTATCCCAGAAAGAGCTATACTTCTTTACATATATATAcctatatatacacatattcaTATAGAGAGAGGTACATGGATCGCCAGTGAACTCAAGAGTATAGGCTTGACATGGATCAGATTTGTCTCTGTTTCTAAGCAGTTATAGTTATTCCTTTTGTACAAATTGGTTTTGTCATAAAGTCCCTTAGGATATGAATGCATATAACATTTGATTGATTCAAGTTTTCGAGTacttaataacaaaaaaaaaaaaaaaaattccaagaaTAATCGAGTGCACCAGATCGAACCATGCGTTCAATCGCCTTAAACCGTAGAACCAGATTCGATTTTGTTCCTAAACCGGAATTAGATTCGGACCGAACTCATCATCATAAGATTCGTTCGAAGATGGTcgtgtctttttatttttcgcTGTCTGCTAGCTTAGCTTGCTAGAACCCTAGGAACTCCCTCCCAAAACCCTCCACACTTGCAGTTGCAGCAGATCCAGCTCAAATTCATATTCGGTACTCGGGAGCAAATATGGAAGAGGAGAATCGTGTTCTCTCATCTGTTCACTCAACGGTCTTCAAGGAATCAGAATCGTTGGAAGGTAAGTGCGACAAAATCGAAGGATACGACTTCAATGAGGGAGTGAACTACCCCAAGCTTCTCCGATCCATGCTCACCACCGGCTTCCAAGCCTCAAATCTCGGCGAAGCTATCGACGTCGTCAATCaaatggtttttgttttttttctttaaattctCAAATAAAGAAAAGCaccttcttttgtttttttgtctgaATCAGTATCTTTGAAATTGTAACTGAAAGCTAGACTGGAGACTCGCTGATGAAACCACAGTAGCTGAAGACTGTAGCGAAGAGGAGAAGGATCCGGCGTATAGAGAGTCCGTGAGGTGTAAGATCTTTCTAGGTTTCACTTCGAATCTTGTTTCGTCTGGTATTAGAGAGACTATTCGATACCTTGTTCAGCATCATATGGTTAGTGTGGTTTTTTTGAGTAATCATCACACCCTGTCTTTTACTTGATTGATTGATTCtaatgcttcttttttttttctgttgttgcTAGGTTGATGTTATAGTTACTACAACTGGTGGCGTAGAGGAAGATCTTATCAAATGCCTTGCACCTACGTTCAAAGGTGATTTCTCTCTACCTGGTGCTTATCTTCGCTCAAAGGGGTTGAACCGAATCGGGAACTTGCTGGTTCCTAATGATAACTACTGCAAGTTTGAGGACTGGATCATTCCCATCTTTGATCACATGTTGAAGGAACAGAAAGAAgaggtttttttatttattatttactcAAATTCTTTTCATTTTGACGGTGGAGATTAGATTAGATTCCTCTCTCTTGATGAATCCTTATTTATGTTTCATTGTTAGAATGTGTTGTGGACACCTTCTAAACTGTTAGCTCGGCTCggaaaagaaataaacaatGAGAGTTCCTACCTTTATTGGGCATACAAGGTAACATCCAAAAACCTAACCTTTATTGGGCATACAGAGGTAGGTAACAAGGTTCATGTCTCCTCCtgtggtgtgtgtgtgtgtgtgtgtagaTGAATATTCCAGTGTTCTGCCCGGGGTTAACAGATGGCTCTCTCGGTGATATGTTGTATTTTCACTCCTTTCGTACCTCTGGCCTTGTCATCGATGTTGTGCAAGGTACCTTTCTTTTACTTAATGAGTCAATGCCATAGTGCTAGTCTAGTAGCAAGACTATTTGACTAACTAAACAGTGAATTATAAATGCTTGATGAGCAGATATTAGAGCTATGAATGGTGAAGCAGTCCATGCTACTCCAAGAAAAACAGGGATGATAATCCTTGGAGGGGGCTTGCCGAAGCACCACATATGTAATGCCAACATGATGCGTAACGGTGCGGATTACGCTGTTTTCATAAACACCGGGCAAGAGTTTGATGGGAGTGACTCAGGTGCACGCCCTGATGAAGCAGTGTCTTGGGGTAAAATAAGGGGATCTGCTAAAACCGTTAAGGTCTGATATTCAAACCTTTGTTGCTTTCTTCGCTGTCTTTACTAGGTTTTGAGTTTTACATATGATGGATCATTTCTTGCAGGTATACTGTGATGCTACCATAGCCTTCCCTTTGTTGGTTGCAGAAACATTTGCCTCCAAGAGAGAACAAAACTGTGAGACCAAGACCTAAGCCCAAGAAAACTAATGTCTCTCTAAATTGTTGTTGTACACATTGTCCTGGATTTACATAACATTCATCTCTAAAACAGTCTCATTTATCAGTACTTTTTATTCTTATtcaaacattattattattcaaacaGGAACATAAAATATTACACCCATAATTATTTcacattttaatacaaaaactCTGTTCTTCACCCTTACTACACCCTGCGAACTGGTATAAGCCTTAGAGGAATCTTTCTAGTGACAACAAACTGAGATATCTCCTCCATGCTAAGCTCTTCCGGTTTAGAACCATCGTGCATCTTCCAATCAAACCGGTACAAG
The sequence above is drawn from the Raphanus sativus cultivar WK10039 chromosome 7, ASM80110v3, whole genome shotgun sequence genome and encodes:
- the LOC108817722 gene encoding deoxyhypusine synthase isoform X1 is translated as MEEENRVLSSVHSTVFKESESLEGKCDKIEGYDFNEGVNYPKLLRSMLTTGFQASNLGEAIDVVNQMLDWRLADETTVAEDCSEEEKDPAYRESVRCKIFLGFTSNLVSSGIRETIRYLVQHHMVDVIVTTTGGVEEDLIKCLAPTFKGDFSLPGAYLRSKGLNRIGNLLVPNDNYCKFEDWIIPIFDHMLKEQKEENVLWTPSKLLARLGKEINNESSYLYWAYKMNIPVFCPGLTDGSLGDMLYFHSFRTSGLVIDVVQDIRAMNGEAVHATPRKTGMIILGGGLPKHHICNANMMRNGADYAVFINTGQEFDGSDSGARPDEAVSWGKIRGSAKTVKVYCDATIAFPLLVAETFASKREQNCETKT
- the LOC108817722 gene encoding deoxyhypusine synthase isoform X2, with the protein product MVDVIVTTTGGVEEDLIKCLAPTFKGDFSLPGAYLRSKGLNRIGNLLVPNDNYCKFEDWIIPIFDHMLKEQKEENVLWTPSKLLARLGKEINNESSYLYWAYKMNIPVFCPGLTDGSLGDMLYFHSFRTSGLVIDVVQDIRAMNGEAVHATPRKTGMIILGGGLPKHHICNANMMRNGADYAVFINTGQEFDGSDSGARPDEAVSWGKIRGSAKTVKVYCDATIAFPLLVAETFASKREQNCETKT